The nucleotide window TGATTAATTTATGCATAGAGGTGTGGTTCTATGCTGATTAATTTATGCATAGAGGTGTGGTTTTATGCTGATTAATTTATGCATAGAGGTGTGGTTCTATGCTGATTAATTTATGCATAGAGGTGTGGTTCTATGTCGATTAATTTATGCATAGAGGTGTGGTTCTATGCAGATTAATTTATGCATAGAGGTGTGGTTCTATGCTGATTAATGTATGCATATAGGTGTGGTTCTATGCTGATTAATTTATGCACGCCATACCATTTATTGAAAGTGTAAATGCCAGTGACTCTATCTATGAAAGGACAAAGCCATCGATCACGAGACACCATTCATGTATATGTAAAGACTCAATAGCACATTGAAACCTAATTAAATCGGTTAAGATGACGTGTCTTTGGCTGCATCTACACAGGCCTCTcaattcagatatttttttcccctaattggtgttttgaccaatcacatcagatcttttcacttCAGATCTTTTTCATCCGCTGATTTGATTGggcaaaagaccaattagtgaaaaaaagttcctgaattgggctgcctgtgtaaacgcagcaaTGGAGACAAAACCCATACTAGCATactacatttcgaatgcttagcaggacaggaaaacggTCCAATTTGAGCACTCatcaagagaatatccctggtcatccctactgcctctgatctggaggactcactaaacagagaacatccctggtcatccctactgcgtaaggatgaccagggatgttctctgtttagagtTTATAGCCGTTAACCCATTGTAGTAAGCAGTTTATAGCCGTTAACACATTGTAGTAAGGAGTTTATAGCCGTTAACCCATTGTAGTAAACAGTTTATAGCCGTTAACACATTGTAGTAAGGAGTTTATAGCCGTTAACCCATTGTAGGAAGGAGTTTATAGCCGTTAACCCATTGTAGTAAGCAGTTTATAGCCGTTAACACATTGTAGTAAACAGTTTATAGCGGTTAACCCATTGTAGTAAACAGTTTATAGCCGTTAACCCATTGTAGTAAACAGATTATAGCCATTAACCCATTGTAGGAAGGAGTTTATAGCCGTTAACCCATTGTAGTCAGGAGTATATAGCCGTTAACCCATTGTAGGAAACAGTTTATAGCCGTTAACCCATTGTAGTAAACAGTTTATAGCCGTTAACACATTGTAGTAAGGAGTTTATAGCCGTTAACCCATTGTAGGAAGGAGTTTATAGCCGTTAACCCATTGTAGTAAGCAGTTTATAGCCGTTAACACATTGTAGTAAACAGTTTATAGCCGTTAACCCATTGTAGTAAACAGTTTATAGCCGTTAACCCATTGTAGTAAACAGATTATAGCCATTAACCCATTGTAGGAAGGAGTTTATAGCCGTTAACCCATTGTAGTCAGGAGTATATAGCCGTTAACCCATTGTAGGAAACAGTTTATAGCCGTTAACCCATTGTAGTAAACAGTTTATAGCCGTTAACACATTGTAGTAAGGAGTTTATAGCCGTTAACCCATTGTAGGAAACAGTTTATAGCCGTTAACCCATTGTAGTAAACAGATTATAGCCATTAACCCATTGTAGGAAGGAGTTTATAGCCGTTAACTCATTGTAGTAAACAGTTTATAGCCGTTAACCCATTGTAGTAAACAGTTTATAGCCGTTAACCCATTGTAGTAAGGCGTTTATAGCCGTTAACCCATTGTAGGAAACAGTTTATAGCCGTTAACCCATTGTAGTAAGGAGTTTATAGCCGTTAACCCATTGTAGTAAACAGTTTATAGCCGTTAACCCATTGTAGTAAACAGATTATAGCCGTTAACACATTGTAGGAAGGAGTTTATAGCCGTTAACCCATTGTAGGAAGGAGTTTATAGCCGTTAACCCATTGTAGTAAACAGTTTATAGTTAACGGCTGTTCAGGTTAACGGCTGTCCACTGAACGTCCGCTGAATCTCCACTGAACCTCCACTGAACGTCCACTGAACCTCCACTGAACCTCCACTGAACCTCCACTGAACCTCCACTGAACGTCCACTGAACCTCCACTGAACGTCCACTAAAGCTCCACTGAACGTCCACTGAACGTCCACTAAACGTCCACTGAACGTCCACTGAACGTCCACTAAACCTCCACTGAACCTACACTGAACGTCCACTGAACCTCCACTGAACCTCCATTGAACGTCCACTGAACGTCCACTGAACGTCCACTGAACGTCCACTGAACGTCCACTGAACCTCCACTGAACCTCCACTGAACCTCCACTGCCTTTCCAGCCCAAACTGCCTCAACTTCCTCCCACTGCCTTTCAATCTCCatcatttaaatgttttgtttgttatttAACTTTTTTTATGTCGTTTGAGATGATTTTAGAAGTGCTATACAAGTTCAatacataaataataataataataataacaatactaaTAATTTACAtgagtttacaattggctcattcatccccctcctctcccctgtaactattccccaggtcgttgctgcaaatgagaacgtgttctcagtcaacttacctggtaaaataatggataaaaaaaaaaaaaaaaataattatatcCAGTCAGTTCAGTAATTACTGTTTCTGTAGTATTATCATCTGTGAAAGGTGTTAAATCAAACTAATGTATTTATAAAAGAGATTTTACATAGTGTTCTGGTCACTCGTCATCTCGACAGAAAAACCTTTGACCTCTCTAAAGCTCCACCTTCATGATCAAAACACGAGGCCCGTTCCATGTTATAATACAACGCGTGGACATGTGCCGATATAATCCAGATTACGTGTCTAAAGGTGCGGATTAAAAGAGGACAGAGGGAAGAGTGAGGTTGTGATCCTGTTGACATCTCTCCCTGTGAGGTTGatgtcaaacacacacattcaaataTTAAATACACAGGATAATGTGACGATGGGAATATTCATGGCACTTTCTGATGTTGGAGagggttttttttgggggggggggggggaacctattctctctctatcctggtaTTATCAGCTATTAAATTCTACCAGTATAATAAATTATAATTAGGGGAGGAAGGAATTTAACACAGCATAATATGTTCAGAGAAAGGACTTGATTTAGCCTATGGCTAACAGTTTCTCCGCTGCTAAAAATAAACTTCAAAATAGACTTTGCTGCTAAAAATAGACTTTAAAAAAACACTGCTTTTATAAACTTTATTGCACAGTTCTCCAGGTCCTTGAGACCTATTGGATTTGCAGGTTTTGATCTATCACTGCACATCTGATTCAAGCATTTCACTAATCAAGGTTTTCTCTACAAGACAATCATTGCTGACTCAGGTGTGATGCTATATGACAGGACCAGAAACACAGTAGCCTTTCAGAACCAGAACTCGAGAACCCAGTTTGACAGTCCTGGTCACTGCAGTGTTCTGAGAGATAAAGATACATGATGGAACTCCTCTTTATGGAACTCCTCTTTATGGAACTCCTCTTTATGGAACTCCTCATTATGGAACTCCTCTTTATGGAACTCCTCATTATGGAACTCCTCATTATGGAACTCCTCTTTATGGAACTCCTCATTATGGAACTCCTCTTTATGGAACTCCTCTTTATGGAACTCCTCTTTATGGAACTCCTCATTATGGAACTCCTCTTTATGGAACTCCTCTTTATGGAACTCCTCTTTATGGAACTCCTCTTTATGGAACTCCTCTTTCTGGAACTCCTCATTATGGAACCCCTCTTTATGGAACTCCTCTTTATGGAACTCCTCATTATGGAACTCCTCTTTATGGAACTCCTCTTTCTGGAACTCCTCTTTCTGGAACTCCTCATTATGGAACCCCTCTTTATGGAACTCCTCTTTATGGAACTCCTCTTTATGGAACTCCTCTTTATGGAACTCCTCTTTATGGAACTCCTCATTATGGAACTCCTCTTTATGGAACACCTCTTTATGGAACTCCTCTTTATGGAACTCCTCTTTATGGAACTCCTCATTATGGAACTACTCATTATGGAACCCCTCTTTATGGGACTCCTCTTTATGGAACTCCTCTTTATGGAACTCCTCTTTATGGAACTCCTCTTTATGGAACTCCTCTTTATGGAACTCCTCTTTATGGAACTCCTCCTCTTTATGGAACTCCTCCTCTTTATGGAACTCCTCTTTATGGAACTCCTCATTATGGAACTCCTCTTTATGGAACTCCTCTTTATGGAACTCCTCTTTATGGAACTCCTCTTTATGGAAATCCTCTTTATGGAACTCCTCTTTATGGAACTCCTCTTTATGGAACTCCTCTTTATGGAACTCCTCATTATGGAACTCCTCATTATGGAACTCCTCTTTATGGAACACCTCTTTATGGAACACCTCTTTCTGGAACTCCTCTTTCTGGAACTCCTCTTTCTGGAACTCCTCTTTATGGAACTCCTCTTTATGGAACTCCTCTTTATGGAACTCCTCTTTATGGAACTCCTCTTTATGGAACTCCTCTTTATGGAACTCCTCATTATGGAACTCCTCTTTATGGAACTCCTCTTTATGGAACTCCTCCTCATTATGGAACTCCTCTTTATGGAACTCCTCTTTATGGAACTCCTCATCTTTCTTAAAGTCAATAGAAATGTctgtattaataataataataataaggactactacagctctataataaaggactcctacagctctataataaaggactactacagctctataatacaggactactacagctctataataaaggactaGTACAGCtctataatacaggactactacagctctataatacaggactactacagctctataataaaggactactacagctctataatacaggactactgcagctctataataaaggactaCTGCAGCTCTATAATAAGGACTACTACAGCTCTATAATAAGGACTACTGcagctctataataaaggactactgcagctctataataaaggactcctacagctctataataaaggactcctacagctctataataaaggactcctacagctctataataaaggactaCTACAGCTCTATAATACAGGACTCCTACAGTTCTATAATAAGGACTActacagctctataataaaggactcctacagctctataataaaggactactacagctctataatacaggactactacAGCCATATAATAAAGGACTAGTACAGCtctataatacaggactactacagctctataatacaggactactaaagctctataataaaggactaGTGCAGCtctataatacaggactactacagctctataataaaggactactacagctctataataaaggactactacagctctataataaggactactacagctctataataaaggactagtgcagctctataataaaggactaGTGCAGCtctataatacaggactactacagctctataataaaggactaCTACAGCTGTATAATAAAGGACTCctacagctctataataaaggactCCTACATCTGTATAATAAAGGACTCctacagctctataataaaggactcctacagctctataataaaggactcctacagctctataataaaggactCGTACAGCtctataatacaggactactacagctctataataaaggactcctacagctctataataaaggactactacagctctataatacaggactactacagctctataataaaggactagtgcagctctataataaaggactaGTGCAGCtctataatacaggactacttcagctctataataaaggactactacagctctataataaaagactactacagctctataataaggactactacagctctataatacaggactactacagctctataataaaggactaCTACAGCTCTATAAAAAAGGACTACTACAGCTCTATAATAAGGACTActacagctctataataaaggactactacagctctataatacaggactaatacagctctataataaagggctactacagctctataataaaggactactacagctctataatacaggactactacagctctataataaaggactcctacagctctataataaaggactaCTAATCATCTATAATAAAGGACTCctacagctctataataaaggactagtacagctctataataaaggactaGTACAGCTCTATAATAAAGAACTAGTGcagctctataataaaggactcctacagctctataataaaggactcctacagctctataataaaggactCCTAGAGCTCTAAAATAAAGGACTActacagctctataataataggACTACTACAGCTCTATGATAAATGACTCctacagctctataataaaggactagtacagctctataataaaggactcctacagctctataataaaggactactacagctctataataaaggactCCTACAGCTGTATAATAAAGGACTCctacagctctataataaaggactCCTACAGCTGTATAATAAAGGACTCctacagctctataataaaggactcctacagctctataataaaggactcctacagctctataataaaggactcgtacagctctataataaaggactcctacagctctataataaaggactCCTACAGATCTATAATAAAGGACTACTACAGCTCTATGATAAAGAACTAGTGCAGCTCTAAAATACAGGACTACTACAGCtctataatacaggactactacagctctataataaaggactcctacagctctataatacaggactactacagctctataatacaggactactacagctctataatacaggactactacagctctataataaagaactactacatctctataatacaggactagtgcagctctataataaaggactactacagctctataataaggactactacagctctataatacaggactactacagctctataataaaggactagtgcagctctataataaaggactaGTGCAGCtctataatacaggactactacagctctataataaaggactCCTACAGCTCTACAATAAAGGACTTCTACAGCTCTATAATAAGGACTActacagctctataataaaggactactacagctctataataaaggactagtgcagctctataataaaggacgactacagctctataataaaggactactacagctctataataaaggactagtgcagctctataataaaggactcctacagctctataataaaggactagtacagctctataataaaggactcctacagctctataataaaggactactacagctctataataaaggactcctacagctctataatacaggactagtacagctctataataaaggactcctacagctctataataaaggactcctacagctctataataaaggactcctacagctctataataaaggactcctacagctctataataaaggactactacagctctataataaaggactactacagctctataataaaggactactacagctctataataaaggactactacagctctataatacaggactactacagctctataataaaggactcctacagctctataataaaggactagtacagctctataataaaggactagtgcagctctataataaaggactagtacagctctataataaaggactagtacagctctataataaaggactagtgcagctctataataaaggactcctacagctctataataaaggactactacagctctataataaaggactactacagctctataataaaggactcctacagctctataataaaggactcctacagctctataataaaggactaCTAATCATCTATAATAAAGGACTCCTACAGCTCTCTAATAAAGGACTAGTAcagctctataataaaggactagtgcagctctataataaaggactagtacagctctataataaaggactagtacagctctataataaaggactagtgcagctctataataaaggactcctacagctctataataaaggactcctacagctctataataaaggactCCTACAGCTGTATAATAAAGGACTCctacagctctataataaaggactcctacagctctataataaaggactcctacagctctataataaaggactcctacagctctataataaaggactactacagctctataataaaggactcctacagctctataataaaggactaCTGCAGCtctataatacaggactactacagctctataataaaggactcctacagctctataataaaggactaCTAATCATCTATAATAAAGGACTAGTAcagctctataataaaggactagtacagctctataataaaggactagtgcagctctataataaaggactcctacagctctataataaaggactcctacagctctataataaaggactcctacagctctataataaaggactcctacagctctataataaaggactaCTACAGCTCTATAACAAAATGACTACTACAGCTCTATGATAAATAACTCctacagctctataataaaggactactacagctctataataaaggactactacagctctataataaaggacAATACAGACATTACTACATATACTACAGCAGACATTACTACATATATTACTACAGACATTACTACAGACACCACTTCAGAAATTACTACAGACGTTACTACATACATTACTACAGACATTACTACAGACATTACTACAGACACAACTACATTCATTACTACAGACATTACTACAGGCATTACTACAGACGTTACTACATTCATTACTACAGACATTACTACAGACATTACTACAGACATTAATACATACATTACTACAGACATTACTACAGACATTGCTACAGACATTACTACAGACATTACTACAGACACTACTACATTCATTACTACAGACATTACTACAGGCATTACTACAGACGTTACTACATACATTACTACAGACATTACTACAGACATTACTACAGACACTACTACATTCATTACTACAGACATTACTACAGGCATTACAACAGACATTAATACAGACATTACTACATTCATTACTACAGACGTTACTACATACATTACTACAGACATTACTACAGACATTACTACAGACATTAATACATACATTACTACAGACATTACTACAGACATTGCTACATACATTACCACAGACGTTACTACAGACATTACTACATACATTACTACATATATTACTACATACATTACTACAGACATTACTACAGACATTACTACAGACATTACTACATACATTACTACAGACATTACTACAGACATTACTACATACATTACTACATATATTACTACATACATTACTACAGACATTACTATATATATTACTACAGACATTACTACAGACATTACTACAGACATTAATACATACATTACTACAGACATTACTACAGACATTACTACAGACATTGCTACAGACATTACCACAGACGTTACTACAGACATTGCTACAGACATTAATACAGACATTACTACATATATTACTACAGACATTACTACAGACATTACTACAGACATTAATACATACATTACTACAGACATTACTACAGACATTGCTACAGACACTACTACATTCATTACTACAGACGTTAAACATACATTACTACAGACATTAATACATACATTACTACAGACATTACTACAGACATTGCTACAGACATTAATACAGACATTACTACATATATTACTACAGACATTACTACAGACATTAATACAGACATTACTACATATATTACTACAGACATTACTACAGACATTACTACAGACATTACTACATATATTACTACAGACATTACTACAGACATTAATACAGACATTACTACATATATTACTACAGACATTACTACAGACATTACTACAGACATTAATACATACATTACTACAGACATTACTACAGACATTGCTACAGACATTACTACAGACATTACCACAGACGTTACTACAGACATTACTACAGACATTACTACAGACATTACTACAGACACTACTACATACATTACCACAGATATTACTACATATATTACTACATACATTACTACAGACATTACTATATATATTACTTCATACATTACTACAGACATTACTACATTCATTACTACAGACGTTAAACATACATtactacagacatgactacaGACATTACTACAGACATTACTACATACATTACTACAGACATTACTACAGACATTACTACAGACATTACTACAGACATTACTACATATATTACTTCATACATTACAACAGACATtactacagacatgactacaGACATTACTATATATATTACTtcatacattactacatacattACTACAGACCGATTCCTACGATATGAAATAGCCCATATCGATCAGAGCAGAGCCAAGTTTTCACAACTGCACGTGTATTATACTAGTCATTGAGTCACTACAATGACCCTCGGGGTGAACTGTATCCTCTCAACCATTATCTCACTGTATAATCTCATCCACCAGccggctccctctccctctccctctccctctccctctctctctctctctctctctctctccctctccctctccctctccctctccctctctctctctctctctctctctctctctctctctctctctctctctctctctctctctctctccctctccctctctctctctctctctctctctctctctctctctctctctctctctctctctctctctctctctctctctctctttctctctccctctccctctccctctccctctctctctctctctctctctctctctctctctctctctctctctctctccctctctccctctctctctctcgctctcactctctctctctctctctctctctctctctctctccctcccccctctctttctctccctcccccctctctttctctctctctccccccctctctctctgtctctctctgtctctctctctctctctctgtcaaactaTCTGCTTTCACAGCACCTCAGAATGAAACTTGAATGGATTCAATGGAAGCTTTACGTCAGGAGCGGTGAAAACAGCCCATCAACATCCACAGTAGCATAGTCCCACCTCCCTTACATTATGGACTTCAAAGCACAAGTAATTTAAAGGAATTGAGTTTGAAAAATCGGAAAGTACGAATCTTAGAAACTGTTGTGGTTAAAAGCATTTGGCCAATAACTAAAAGGTTGGTGGTTCAACTCctcgagccgactaggtgaaatatCTGTCGACGTGTCCTTAGAGCAAACCCTGAACGTTTGCTCTGGATAAGATCATCTGTTAATAAATGTAAATATTCCCAGAATCAATTAAAGATAATATGGGTTCATGTGAAAGGAACAATTAGTGTGATTATTGTCATTGgcgattttttttctccatctaGTAGTACAATTGT belongs to Salvelinus alpinus chromosome 28, SLU_Salpinus.1, whole genome shotgun sequence and includes:
- the LOC139556892 gene encoding sex-determining region Y protein-like encodes the protein MRKEFHNEEFHKEEFHKEEFHKEEFHKEEFHKEGFHNEEFQKEEFQKEEFHKEEFHNEEFHKEEFHKEGFHNEEFQKEEFHKEEFHKEEFHKEEFHKEEFHNEEFHKEEFHKEEFHKEEFHNEEFHKEEFHNEEFHNEEFHKEEFHNEEFHKEEFHKEEFHKEEFHHVSLSLRTLQ